Genomic segment of Sodaliphilus pleomorphus:
TTCCATGTTTCAGAATCCTTATCGGTTTAATATTTATATCTTTATGTTCACCAACGAGATACGCCCATACAAGAGCCATGCAGACCATCGCGACAAGTCTCGCGATGCGCTCCATATCACGCATATGGGTGTCCTCGATGTTGAAGCCGGAAGATTTCATGGCTCTGAAGGCCGTTTCTATCTCCCAACGCTTTTTGTATGTCAAAATCGCGCCCTCGGGCTGGTTGAAGCATATGAGAATCTGCAATTCCGGAACTCCATCGGAGTTTTTGATTCGGCTTCCGGCAAGATAGACATACTCGCCTTTGTGAAGAAAGAGCTTATGGAAGAATTTCTCCTGACCGACCTTCAAATCATTGAACAGCCACCAGGCACGGATTCTCTCACCGGTGGAAGGCTTGACAATCCAGAAGTTCTGACGTATTCTGATATAATACCGTATGCGACGGCTGTTGAGCCATCCTGTCCATTCCTTTCCGATGAACTCGCGGTCTGCTACAAGACAGTCGATGCATCCCGCTCCGAAAAGACGGATAAAACGTTCCATAATCTTCCTGCGTTCTTTCCAGCTGGAGTTGCCACGTTTAGGAAGAAGGCTGAATATCAATGGGAAGGCAATACCTTTATAGGTGATGCCCAACATAAGAATGTTGATATTGAACTCTCCGAACTTCCAGTTGGTGCGATCCATGCTCAACACAAGACCGGTCTTGACAGGAAGCAGCGAGAAAATCATACGGGCTATTATGTCAAGGTCAAGAACATACTTGGCAAAGAATCTTTGGAGACGTCTGAGGTTGGAATCCCTGTCGACAGCCGTAGGCATCGCATCAGCAAGTTTGTGGAGGCTGACTGTCTGCACCACACAGAGTGCGTGGAGCAGCAACGCCATAAGTTTTATGTGTGCCAGATTCATACTTTGTCCAAAGTGCTCTTGCATAATCGGGAGGATTTGGTTAACTTTGACCAAGCCCTTGGAATTAGTAGTTTTCATGGAGAAAAGTCGCCAAACTTTTCCTTTAAATTACTAATTTTCAAGGACTTTTGCAAATATAATCGACTGAAAATTAAATGTTTAACAGCATAATTTCATTTATTGTCATCTACTAAAGGAAATTAATTATAAGAACTGGCAAACATTTTCTGGGTTCCTACAATTATTTGTTGTTTACCACAATATCCCCCCGTAATAATTATCAAAATAGAAACACGCAACATTTATGTTGAGACTTTTATTTTCGACTTTAATGCCAGTATCATTTATGATTTCTATCGCTTTCTCGGCCACATATCTTTGTGAAGCAATAAACCACTCCAGCAGTTCAAACGGGTTTAAAGCCTTGAGTTCTTTCTCACTTTTATCACGGATTAAGCCGTGGGCGCAATCCGACACTTCTTTGAGACTGTTAAACTTTCTGTTCATATCTTTGTATTATTCAGTCATCTCACTTGGTTATGTTCTGTTCGAGAACCTTGAAGTGGAGGCTGAGCATTCGGCGGGCTCGTTCGTCCAGACATATGTTGGCAGTGGCACCATCTATCAGGCGGCAGCATAGCTGTATGCGGTCGGCATCGTGTTCGCGCCCAGCGTGGTCGGCAAAGCCGCGCATGAAACCCGTATCATTCAGTATGTAAAGTCTGCCACGCCAGTCGCCGGGTGAGCTGTGCGCAAATGTCTCCTCCCAGAATTGCCGCTCCTTGCGATCGATGCTCTCGCGCTTTTCAGACGCAAGAGGACCCGGGTTCATTGATTCCATAAGATATTGGCCAAGAACCTGACAATCATTGAGGTATTCACGAAATGTTTTAATTTTCATTTTCTTGTGCTTTTAAGCGTTTGTATTCTTCTACTAATGCTATGACCCATGTGCAAATCAGATGCAAAGAGCATAGAAAGCCAGTTGCGAGTGCAAAAACATAGCATGTCGTAGCAGGCAATAGTTGGCTATGCAGTAGCCCAGACTCGAGCCTACACCAAAGTAGATCACGGATTTGTTTAATGTGTGCTGTAGTTCGTCAAAAGTCATAGTTGTAATTAAATTGGGGTGATGGCGCAAAATTAGTATTTACTACTGCCATTATTTGTCAGTGAAATTTATTATCTTTGCAAAAAACAGTATTAATCATGAAAATACTCCATCTTTCCGACACGCACGGCGCGCATCATCGTCTAAGGAATCTGCCGGATGCTGACGTTGTGGTTCATTCGGGCGACTTCTGTATGGTTGGAGAGAAGCGGGAAGCACTAGACTTTCTCAACTGGTTTTGCGACCTGCCGTATCGCCACAAGATATTCATCTGCGGCAACCATGACTCATGCCTGTATGGGGCAAATATCAATGGTCTTGACGAAAATGTCCACTATCTTTGCAATTCTGGCATCGAAATAGACAGATTGAAGTTCTATGGTGTGCCTATGTTTACAGAAGACTGCATCAGCGACAGGCAGACGCGCAATTACGCCAATATCCCGACCGACACCGACGTGCTGATAACACATTCACCGGCATACGGCATACTCGATTTCGACGATGACATCAATTATGGGTCGGAAGAGATACTTATGAAGCTGTCCGACTTGCATCTCAAAGCGCATCTCTTCGGTCATATCCATCGCCAACATGGCATAACCGAACAAAACGGCACCATATCCTCCAACGGAGCGATAATAATCGATGACTATTCAAAACTTAACTCACCTAATATAATAGAGATCTAAAGTAATGATTGAAAAACAACTAAAACGAGCCATCTGGGCCATGAATGAAATTATTCAGGCATCTACCAGAGGCATCACAAGAGAAGAGTTGAGCAAAAAATGGGCCAACTCAACCTCGAACGATTGGACGGATAAGGAAATTCCCGAACGCACCTTTTACCGTATCCGGAATATGCTTCAAAGTGTTTTTGATGTAGATATCGAATGTATAAAAGGTGCAGAGCCTCGCTATCGTGTATCTTCAGAATACCTTGAGCCGGGAAGTAGTAATCTTTTGAGTCTGCTACTGAATAAGAAAGAATCAGAAAATAAATCGAAGCCATCATATATTCTTGATATTTTAAACTTGATTATGACTGGCCGGGAAATTCCGGATGAGGATGCGACAGCTGTAAAAGCTATAGCCGAAAAACTCAATAGAGTTCCGTTTGATAGTGGCAAACAGTTGATTACCTCAGTAGAAGCCGGCGAAATTCAAGGCGCTGATTGCGCAGAATGGGACGAATATTACCGCGGATATGTCTGCCTGTGGAATGAGGCTGATTATAAGAGGTCTGACCTGTGGGTATCTATTGGCATATACGATGAACGGGTACTTTTCTATATCGTCACTGCCACACAGGACTCTGCGTATCATGCAAAAGTGTCTGAATTGTTGGACGTTGACAATGGAGAAATGTATCGTGGCGATTACTGGTGGTATGAGCCTAAGGACAAATCGTTGTTCCAGCTCGACTTCCAGACGTTCCCCGACATGAAGGAAGTGAAGCGTCGTGCCGAGCTGCTTATTGCCAAAATTGCGGAACTGCCAGATGACATTCAGAAACCAGAGGCTTAAAATAATTGGAAGTTTTTTGCACTGCTGACTGCTTTTGGCAGTAGCGTGTTGTAATTTTGTGCTGTAAAACATAGCGAGCACCTGCGATAATCCTTTACAGTTCAAAATATAATTCGTAAATTTGCAATATTAACCACCTAAACGCGAAAATACGAAACAGACAGATTAGAACTACATAAGATATTGCACATCTTGCAATGACCCCATCCGATTCAGTAAAATCTGGTAAATTCTACAAGGAATCATAAGATGGAAGTCAACGGCAATCCGTGTATCCTTACCTGAGGACGCAGGCTGCTTTTGCTTCAATCTTGATTCCAGGCTTACCAGAGCCTTACCGAAAGAGAGAACCAGAAGAGTGTTGTGTCCTCTTTTTATTACACAACCGGTATCCGGCTCACCGTGAGAGACGTAATGACAAAACACTTTATACTATACACTATGGCACTTTGGAGAGTAACAGTGAAGAAATGCGGTAACGCAAACGGTCTGAAACTTGAAACCGGAATGTCAGTTGAAGTTTCTGTAAAAACCTCATCAGATCCACTAAAGTTTGGAGATGGCATGGATGCTATCTCAGATGCTTTCAGCTCAAAATACGGTTTTGATAGCCGCAAATTCCGCAGCATCAGTATGCAATATTATCTTGAATCAAAGAAAATCTAATTAGTATGAACCCGACGGAATTAGAACATATTCAGGCTCAACTACACGATCAAATTCGTAGAACAGCCATTGATTCGCCATCTGAAAATTCGTCTAACCTGATTTTAGATGGCATCTCAGATATAAATGCTTATTGCGCATCAGCACCTAAAATTATGTGGATACTAAAAGAAGCATATGGAAAAGGAACGGACTGGGATATCTGGGACGGCTACGAATCATTAGAGCAAACCTTAAACAGCCCCACATGGCAAGTTATGATGTATACTTTATATGGCATCAGAACCGGTAAACATTTTAATGATATGCCGAGGCTAAACAACAAAATGCTTGACATGCTCAAAGGTATTGCTTATATCAATATCAACAAATACGCTGCGGAATCACGTTCAGGCTCAATGCAACAAGCGTTTGAAAAGTGGCAGAATGTTCTAATAAGGCAGATTGAGTGCTATGCTCCTGATGTTATCATTTTCGGGAATACATTCTCGTTATTCGAGGCAGAAGATTTTGCAAAGGAGTCTCAAAAGATTGGTGGAGAATCTGGAAAAGCCCCCATATACGAATCTCCGAGTGGTATTTTACTGGTAGACACTTGGCATCCTAATAACACAAAAATGAAACGAGCTGAATACGTGGACTCTATCATTGACGGAATAAGGCACCATTATCCTGTAGACTGTTGATGATTAATGAATTCATCAACATTTTCAAGACGTCACATA
This window contains:
- a CDS encoding IS4 family transposase; the protein is MKTTNSKGLVKVNQILPIMQEHFGQSMNLAHIKLMALLLHALCVVQTVSLHKLADAMPTAVDRDSNLRRLQRFFAKYVLDLDIIARMIFSLLPVKTGLVLSMDRTNWKFGEFNINILMLGITYKGIAFPLIFSLLPKRGNSSWKERRKIMERFIRLFGAGCIDCLVADREFIGKEWTGWLNSRRIRYYIRIRQNFWIVKPSTGERIRAWWLFNDLKVGQEKFFHKLFLHKGEYVYLAGSRIKNSDGVPELQILICFNQPEGAILTYKKRWEIETAFRAMKSSGFNIEDTHMRDMERIARLVAMVCMALVWAYLVGEHKDINIKPIRILKHGRKAKSLVKYGLEEIATILLRPAYTPKFDVFKFLSCT
- a CDS encoding metallophosphoesterase family protein, which encodes MKILHLSDTHGAHHRLRNLPDADVVVHSGDFCMVGEKREALDFLNWFCDLPYRHKIFICGNHDSCLYGANINGLDENVHYLCNSGIEIDRLKFYGVPMFTEDCISDRQTRNYANIPTDTDVLITHSPAYGILDFDDDINYGSEEILMKLSDLHLKAHLFGHIHRQHGITEQNGTISSNGAIIIDDYSKLNSPNIIEI
- a CDS encoding DUF6140 family protein, producing MALWRVTVKKCGNANGLKLETGMSVEVSVKTSSDPLKFGDGMDAISDAFSSKYGFDSRKFRSISMQYYLESKKI